From a region of the Priestia megaterium genome:
- a CDS encoding alpha/beta fold hydrolase, with protein MPFIEIDTNKYLYYEERGQGMPVIFIHPPGMGNKVFHYQYDLSKHMRVIFPDLSGHGRSPKAEQTVSISFYANEVLRFMDALHLDKAIICGYSAGCLIAQELAIYHPDRIELLVFSGTYPIVRDIPGQLLHKIGMYMVKEHLNILIKSLSISHTRDKTLRKSLVSYMKKADHESWYQYYNHSLHYNCLDKLHHLTMPLLFIYGGKKDWTTHYMKEYKNKCKHAEFFVLPQQGHQLPTKKWVQFNELITGFVLNKSSYKTKRDLSNE; from the coding sequence ATGCCTTTTATTGAAATAGACACTAATAAATACTTGTATTATGAAGAGCGTGGACAGGGTATGCCAGTCATCTTTATTCATCCACCTGGCATGGGAAATAAAGTCTTCCATTATCAATACGATTTATCCAAGCATATGAGAGTCATCTTTCCAGATTTAAGTGGTCATGGACGAAGTCCTAAAGCTGAACAAACTGTATCAATTTCCTTCTATGCAAACGAAGTATTGCGTTTTATGGATGCGCTGCATTTAGACAAGGCTATCATATGTGGTTATTCTGCTGGCTGTCTAATTGCTCAAGAGCTGGCTATTTATCATCCCGATAGAATCGAATTATTAGTTTTCTCAGGAACTTACCCTATAGTAAGAGATATACCTGGACAACTATTACATAAAATAGGAATGTATATGGTAAAAGAACACCTAAACATATTAATAAAAAGCCTTTCTATAAGTCATACTCGGGACAAGACACTAAGAAAGAGCCTAGTTAGTTATATGAAAAAAGCAGATCACGAATCATGGTATCAGTACTATAATCATTCATTACACTATAACTGTTTAGACAAACTTCATCATTTAACTATGCCTTTGTTGTTTATATATGGTGGGAAAAAGGATTGGACTACCCACTATATGAAAGAGTATAAAAATAAATGTAAGCATGCTGAATTCTTTGTTTTACCACAACAGGGTCACCAACTGCCTACAAAAAAGTGGGTTCAATTTAATGAGCTAATTACAGGATTTGTCTTAAATAAATCCAGTTATAAAACAAAAAGAGACTTAAGCAATGAATAA
- a CDS encoding reverse transcriptase N-terminal domain-containing protein, protein MNTSPRASAHVSHKGWYSIDWNTVQKYVTKLRQRIYRAEQQNQQRKVRKLQRLLLRSKANLLLSIRRVTQQNNGKRTPGVDGYTASNPNERIKLYQQLVKCNVFQHRPKPAKRMFIPKKNGKLRPLGIPTMRDRVYQNVVKNALEPQWEGRFESTAYGFRPKRSTHDAISNLFNKLNTNSKKKWVFEGDFLGCFDHLKHDWIVEQISTFPGTPLIKRWLKMGYIEQDMLRPTKEGTPQGGIVSLLANIALCGMEKRLVLSIKDIQTKRRI, encoded by the coding sequence ATGAATACCTCTCCACGAGCGTCGGCGCACGTCTCGCATAAAGGTTGGTACTCTATTGATTGGAATACTGTACAAAAATATGTAACGAAGTTACGACAAAGAATTTATCGTGCCGAACAACAGAATCAACAAAGGAAAGTAAGGAAGCTTCAACGCTTACTCCTTCGGAGTAAAGCAAATCTACTACTTTCTATTCGCAGAGTGACACAACAAAATAACGGTAAGCGAACACCTGGAGTAGACGGCTACACGGCCTCAAATCCAAACGAACGTATCAAACTTTATCAACAATTAGTTAAATGTAATGTCTTTCAGCATCGCCCAAAGCCAGCGAAGCGAATGTTTATTCCTAAGAAAAATGGAAAACTAAGACCTCTCGGTATTCCGACAATGCGAGATCGAGTGTACCAAAATGTCGTGAAGAATGCACTCGAACCGCAATGGGAAGGCAGATTCGAGTCTACCGCCTATGGTTTTCGTCCTAAACGAAGCACACACGATGCTATAAGTAATCTCTTTAACAAGCTTAACACCAACAGTAAGAAAAAGTGGGTTTTTGAGGGGGATTTCTTAGGATGTTTTGACCACCTCAAACATGATTGGATAGTAGAACAAATATCTACGTTTCCAGGAACCCCTCTTATCAAAAGGTGGCTCAAGATGGGATACATAGAGCAGGATATGCTCCGTCCAACAAAGGAAGGAACTCCGCAAGGAGGCATTGTGTCCCTCCTAGCCAATATCGCCTTATGCGGTATGGAAAAGAGATTGGTATTATCTATAAAAGACATACAAACCAAACGGAGGATATAA
- a CDS encoding YitT family protein produces MFRKIPVVLVGSLLLSIGINGFLVPHYLLDGGTIGIALILHYYFEFPTGVTMIILGFPLCWFAWVYERTYFYNSFYGLVISSLLIDWLEPIKDQFQLSVFPSVIFGGVCIGTGIGLMLRYETSTGGTDLLAQLISKAFSLNIGMVILIIDGFIITAALPLLGPKTFLFSCSTIFIGGMTTSLITKKE; encoded by the coding sequence ATGTTTCGAAAAATACCGGTTGTTCTTGTCGGAAGCTTATTATTAAGTATAGGAATTAATGGATTTTTAGTTCCTCATTATTTGTTGGATGGAGGGACAATTGGAATTGCTCTCATCCTTCACTATTATTTTGAATTTCCTACAGGTGTAACGATGATTATTTTGGGTTTTCCATTATGTTGGTTTGCTTGGGTTTATGAAAGAACTTATTTTTATAATAGTTTTTATGGGTTAGTTATTTCTTCTTTATTGATTGATTGGCTAGAGCCTATTAAAGACCAGTTTCAACTCTCTGTTTTTCCTAGTGTGATCTTTGGAGGAGTATGTATTGGAACGGGGATTGGTCTTATGCTTCGATACGAGACAAGCACTGGAGGAACAGATTTATTAGCACAACTTATATCAAAAGCTTTTTCCTTAAACATAGGGATGGTTATTTTAATTATAGATGGTTTTATCATAACAGCAGCTCTTCCTTTATTAGGACCTAAAACGTTTCTTTTTTCATGTTCGACAATTTTTATAGGTGGAATGACAACTTCGTTAATTACAAAAAAAGAATAA
- a CDS encoding undecaprenyl-diphosphatase has product MDYKIFRRINQLAGRYSILDMLMILISNKIRYLFVFVLMLMWFRGYSQRKVTVYAVISSTFTLLINMLIQCFYFKPRPFMKRRVGILIPSKMNSAFLSIHTLLTTAVSTSIFLRERLLGSVMWILSFLTGFSRIWVGHHYPSDIIRSLFIGSLTSIIVEKVFGSLKVMNRKSKKYYAQIRK; this is encoded by the coding sequence ATGGATTATAAAATATTCAGGAGAATTAATCAACTGGCTGGTCGCTATTCTATATTAGATATGCTGATGATATTGATTTCAAATAAGATACGTTATCTATTCGTTTTTGTATTAATGTTGATGTGGTTTCGAGGCTATTCACAAAGAAAAGTGACCGTATATGCCGTCATCTCTTCGACTTTTACGTTGTTGATTAACATGTTAATTCAATGTTTTTATTTTAAGCCTCGTCCATTTATGAAGCGTCGTGTCGGCATCCTTATTCCTTCAAAGATGAACTCCGCATTTTTAAGTATACATACGTTGCTTACAACTGCGGTATCCACTTCTATTTTTCTACGTGAACGTCTTCTTGGGTCAGTTATGTGGATATTGTCCTTTTTAACAGGATTCTCAAGGATTTGGGTAGGGCATCATTATCCCTCTGATATTATCCGAAGCCTCTTTATTGGTAGCTTGACAAGTATTATCGTTGAGAAAGTCTTTGGTTCTCTAAAAGTAATGAACCGAAAATCAAAAAAGTATTATGCCCAAATACGTAAATGA
- a CDS encoding DUF2238 domain-containing protein, protein MKKLRRDKNKTLHLFLLLVVTAVFIWSVIKPAGYLIWILEVSPAVIGLMIVLATYNKFRLTNLSYIIITILAIMMFVGGHYTYSKVPLFNWAKDIFHFNRNHYDRFGHFLKGLFVIVIREILLRKTPITKGYWLLVIATSISLAIASLYEIIEWLSSKITREGKITKSFLGMQGDIWDAQWDMSLTLVGTILALLILSKLHNRLLKKFK, encoded by the coding sequence GTGAAAAAATTGAGAAGAGACAAAAACAAAACACTTCATCTATTTTTACTATTGGTTGTTACTGCAGTTTTTATCTGGTCAGTTATCAAGCCTGCCGGGTACTTGATATGGATATTGGAGGTTAGCCCTGCCGTTATCGGACTAATGATTGTCCTTGCAACATACAATAAATTTCGCCTCACTAATCTCTCTTATATTATTATTACAATTCTAGCCATTATGATGTTTGTTGGCGGTCATTATACATATTCAAAAGTACCCCTTTTTAATTGGGCAAAAGATATCTTTCATTTTAATCGAAATCACTACGATCGTTTTGGACATTTTCTAAAAGGCTTGTTTGTAATTGTAATAAGAGAAATATTATTACGGAAAACACCAATAACCAAAGGTTATTGGTTATTGGTCATTGCTACAAGTATTTCACTTGCGATCGCTTCCTTGTACGAAATCATCGAATGGTTATCCTCTAAAATAACAAGGGAAGGAAAAATAACTAAAAGCTTTTTAGGTATGCAAGGCGACATTTGGGATGCACAATGGGATATGTCGCTTACCTTAGTTGGTACAATTCTTGCTTTACTTATCCTTTCAAAGCTACATAACCGTCTCTTGAAAAAATTTAAATGA
- a CDS encoding YhcN/YlaJ family sporulation lipoprotein, with translation MKTKKYVLGLLSTILSVGFLFGCNDKKDEAEPDPTEEPSEQKAQNTRDNNDLRDVGFQPDGDQNNNVDNNNQTRLEVADKAADRIVKLNEVDTANVIVTNRNAYVAVVLKNGANGEVTDRLKKKISDQVKATDKDIRNVYVSSDPDFVNRMEGYGNRINEGSTRNGLFEDFTETVKRVFPNNR, from the coding sequence ATGAAGACAAAAAAATATGTATTGGGACTCTTATCAACTATTTTATCAGTAGGGTTTCTTTTTGGTTGTAATGATAAAAAGGATGAAGCTGAGCCTGATCCAACTGAAGAACCGTCTGAACAAAAAGCACAAAATACTCGTGACAACAATGATCTGCGAGACGTGGGATTTCAACCCGACGGTGATCAGAATAATAATGTAGATAATAATAACCAGACACGATTAGAGGTAGCTGATAAGGCTGCGGATCGTATTGTTAAATTAAATGAAGTAGACACGGCAAATGTGATTGTTACAAACCGAAATGCATACGTGGCTGTTGTTTTAAAGAATGGAGCAAACGGAGAGGTAACCGACCGTTTAAAAAAGAAGATTTCAGATCAAGTAAAAGCTACAGATAAAGATATTCGAAATGTGTATGTGTCATCCGATCCTGATTTTGTGAATCGTATGGAAGGGTACGGAAATCGAATTAATGAAGGTTCGACAAGAAATGGCCTATTTGAAGATTTTACTGAAACCGTTAAAAGAGTATTCCCTAACAATCGTTAA